The genomic segment CTCCTTTAGTAAAGCACTGTGCCCTGGCATGCTGGGCACAGCAGAAATTAACACAGGAACCCAGAAGCAGTAAGCACACACCTTGCATAAGAATGAGAAAGTATGGCTGCCACCATCAGGTTTTAATTTGTGTCCAAAGACCTTACAAGGCTCATGTCAAGGACCTCTGTTCAGTAGGATGCAGGCTGCCCTTGTATCTCGCCTATTAATAGCATTTCAAATTAGACTCCTGGGCTTCGGATCCTTGTAGGCTCAAGTTTGCACTTACCTTTGCCGTAAATCATTCTGTGATTCAAAGTGACTTCAACTTGCCATCCAACTGTCATAGCTGTCTTCATTCCCATATTTAGAAGAGCAGGCCTGAGGGTTATAGAGcaattttgtttcaaatgagTTTCCATGACTGATGAACTGAACAAGTCAGCagtttgaaacatttatttgtttaaactgaCTTGGGAAAATCCACATTCAAATCAGACGTGTTTCAAACGTTTAAAATATAGTTCTTCACAAGAActcaatttatgtaaaatagGAAAATCCAAAACTTTTCTGTGATGCAGACTACGAGTCTGATGAGATTTTTTGCTGAGGATGGCAGCGCGTGCACACGCAGAGGCTCGTGTCTCTCCCGATACAGcgggttttttgtgttttttgtgttttggtctcagtgtgtttgtccatctttgtctcCATCTTCGTCATGTCTACTTACCCCAAGGCGCTCATACTGccgtgagtttctgctcgacatacacacaacaacttttttggacttagATCTAGCTGACGCAGATCTACGCAGTGCGGCCTGCTCCGGaggcctgctcaaccaccgacccCCACTCCTGCTCCCCGCCCGCAGTGGAAGCACCACAGGCGGAATATGCGGAAGCAGAAGCGGGGCAAGCGCGGAGGCATCCGGGCTAAGCTAGCGGCTAGCTCTCACCGGCCGGCTATCCCGACCATCACACTCGCCAACGTAGGCTCGctggacaataaactggactacatccgcctgctccgATCGTCAGCCAAGTCTGTGGATAAGTGatgtgtctttgtatttgtggaaacatggctcactgacagcgtcccggactgtgccattcagctggACCGGCTAACATGCTACTGGGCTGACAGAGCGCTCGTCGAGGGGGGGAAGACCCGCGGCGGGATCAGGGATGCTTGGTGCCGTGACGCTGCTGTGGTTtgaacacactgctctcctctggtggagcttaTGATCATCAgctgttgaatctcacatttatatctgcataaagtaggacagaaataaagatagttaagattgaactattgactttagtgtatctttgtaggtaaactgaacagaagattttgccctcagaatgcaggaaaacaacccctttttctaaaaaaaaaattcccgtgggcccccccacaccctcctACGACGAGTGGTTTTACACcacccaacaattgaaaacttgcattcactatgtcaagatacagtcattcaaaatattatCCAAtctttacttgtaagttttacttggatacaagacattttaactttgacttagacactttgattttaataaatttgattcttgctattattcaatgtttacttgtaagttttacttgctattatagcaagccgctgtcttggacacagaatgtgacTTTTTGTgccttactcaattcttttacactgagccacagtggcttagtcatactacctcctagtgcaagcccagcatgaggaaatgcatggatgatgtcacggtcaccagaacagTCTACgttcgagccaaccagaagccatggctgacaggggaagtccacaggctcctgagggcACGGAACgcggccttcagagctggggacgaggtgggcctaaggacagcgagggccaacctgtcacgaggaATCCAAGTTGCCAAGAGACTTCagcaacagcagagacaccaggaacccgTGGCGGAGGATTCAGTCCATCACGGACTACAAGACCCTTCCGCAGTCCTATGACAGCTCTACCACTCTGCTGAACCAGCTGAACAACTTCTTTGCACGCTTTGAGACGAAACAACagcatcccggcacagaagaGTCCACCTTCTCCTGGCGACCAGGCGATGACGCTTTCTTCGGAaagcgtgaggcaagtcctcagaaagACCAACGCCCGAAAAGCCCCAGGttctgacaacattcctggtcgtatcctgagagactgtgctgatgagctcacagatgtcttcacagacatcttcaacatctccctgagccaggctgttgtccccacctgcctcaaagccaccaccatcatccctcCCGAAGAAGTCACGCCTATCTGGCTTTAATGACTACCgcccagttgcactcactcccattctcatgaagtgcttcgaggggctagtcatgcaccacatcaaatctgccctcccttcaaccctggacccttttcattTTGCTTACTGGTCCAACCGCTCGACCGATGACaccatctccactgccctacattcagccctcacccacctggagatcGAAGACTCgtacgccagaatgctgttcatcgacttcagctcagcattcaacacaatcatcccccagcagctcatccataaaCGACTTCCTGaaagggagaccacaggcagttcaaGTTagtaacaacacctccagcaccatcacgctgaactcgggagccccccaaggatgcgtattgagccccctcctcttcactctgctaacCCATGACTGTACACCGACTTCCAggtccaacctcttcatcaagtttgcagatgacatgacTGTAGTGGGTCTcttcaacaacaatgatgagacagcctacagaaatgaggtgagccgtctggctatgtggtgcaaggacaacaatctccatctgaatgtggagaagacgaaggacattgttgtggacttcaggagaacactcactcagcatgctccactaaccatcgacggtgctgcagtggaaagggtcaacagcaccaagttcctgggtgtgcacatctccgaggatcTGTCCTGGGACTGCAACACCGCAttgctggccaaaaaagcccaacagcgcctctacttcctccgcaaactgaggagagtgAGACCCCAACCCctcatcatgctcaccttctacagaggcaccattgagagcatcttaaccagctgcatcaccgtgtggtgcggcgcctgcaccgtttcctgccgtaagaccctgcagcgcatcgtgagagcagctgaaaagatcaccggtgtctctctcccttccctcatcGACATTTACAAcccccgcctcacccgcaaagccatcagcattgcaggtgatcccacccacccctctcacagccttttcagcctgctgacgtcaggccagaaccagcaggctcaaggacagtttctttcaccaggtggtcaggaggctcaactccctccctgctctgccccctgccatagccttgaactctaccctcacactgcactgccctccccccagcacctgactacctatctctctctccccccatcaactcagggactacgcaCATGTCACTTTCCCCTATGGGATTAAGGAGTATATAgtgatgtttaccatcccttgtgtttcgtctaatactttgtgctgtactgtctgatgtactgtctgtgttgtactgcctgttgtaccgcttgtgttgtcctgcctgtgttgtactgtctgttgtactgcctgtttactgtgggtcagagaggactgcaatttcatctgtgctgtatgtcgtgcatatatggtacatttgacgaTAAAGCTGACATGACTTGAGTAGTTTGTCTGTATTCAGCTTCACAGCTTAATATAGTTATTATCTGTGAGAACAATCTTTACTGCAAAAAAGGAAAGTTGATTCACAGACATAATTATTGGCCTGGAACAATTATTACATAAATGCCAAATCACAATGTAGTaatcatttcttttcatctgTACGAACAGTTGGatgatgcataaatgtcatatTTCCATCCATGTTTCTACGGTAATTTCTtcaatttcatatattttatctTCATCTGGTTGGGGGTGTTGTATCTGGAATAAACTTAACCTTGAGTGCCTCTCAGTGGGTTTAACTCAATCCAGAGACTTGCCCTGTTGTGCCTCTCTGGTACGTCTTCCTTCTCTTTACATGTGAAGTTATCTGGTTGTTGACTTGATTCGTGTTCCTGACTGCTGACTGTGGTCTCCTTCTGACTGCTGTGGtcaagaagaaaaattaaatgttaataaagcaCTGCTATAACAGAGATAGCAGAaagtaaatgaaagaaataaagcaGACAAGACAGGTCTACTTT from the Antennarius striatus isolate MH-2024 chromosome 19, ASM4005453v1, whole genome shotgun sequence genome contains:
- the epm2a gene encoding probable RNA-directed DNA polymerase from transposon BS isoform X2, whose protein sequence is MTPSPLPYIQPSPTWRSKTRTPECCSSTSAQHSTQSSPSSSSINDFLKGRPQAVQVSNNTSSTITLNSGAPQGCVLSPLLFTLLTHDCTPTSRSNLFIKFADDMTVVGLFNNNDETAYRNEVSRLAMWCKDNNLHLNVEKTKDIVVDFRRTLTQHAPLTIDGAAVERVNSTKFLGVHISEDLSWDCNTALLAKKAQQRLYFLRKLRRVRPQPLIMLTFYRGTIESILTSCITVWCGACTVSCRKTLQRIVRAAEKITGVSLPSLIDIYNPRLTRKAISIAGCYRVFGWAAVLGRCNT